In one window of Streptomyces roseofulvus DNA:
- a CDS encoding PhoX family phosphatase produces MRKLLPLIGTNPHGGGRSALTCRFRCGDACFHEVPNTSDNEYVGDVIAGVLSRRSALRAAAVATVATAAGGSLVLGGAPEAQAHPGHKPAADGARGLRFAPVAPNTADQVTVPSGYGQNVVIRWGEPILRGAPAFDSENQTAAAQAGQFGYNNDFLSLLPLRGEYGKQVLVANHEYTDEILMFRGYDAENPTREQVEIAWAAHGLSVVVVQEERRTGKLTPVTRHYLNRRLHTTSEFELTGPAAGSALVRTSADPEGRTVLGTLNNCAGGTTPWGTTLHGEENFNQYFANGSSETDKRYGMVPGASERKWERFDKRFDLAQEPNESHRFGWVVELDPYDPRSTPRKRTALGRFKHEAAQPRLTADGRPVVYMGDDERFDYFYKFVSSKRMMKGSSRRAREHNLTLLDEGTLYVAKLTGDSPAAEIDGTGKLPNDGEFDGSGTWIPLATAGPDGAVSHVPGMTAEEVFVFTRVAGDKAGATKMDRPEDVEPSPRSGRVYVALTNNKDRGKAGKAPADEANPRNANKHGQVLELAEHWDDPSSDGFAWRLFLVAGDPNDPATYFAGYPKEKVSPISCPDNVAFDPHGNLWISTDGNQLGSHDGLFGVATHGERRGELKQFLTVPKGAETCGPIIQDRRVLVAVQHPGEIDGASVENPASTWPDGPGKIVRPSVVAVWRTDGRDIGV; encoded by the coding sequence GTGCGCAAACTGCTGCCGCTGATCGGCACCAACCCGCACGGGGGCGGTCGTTCCGCTCTCACCTGCCGGTTCCGCTGTGGCGACGCCTGCTTCCACGAGGTGCCGAACACCAGCGACAACGAGTACGTCGGCGACGTCATCGCCGGTGTGCTGTCCCGCCGTTCCGCGCTCCGTGCCGCCGCCGTCGCGACCGTCGCCACCGCCGCCGGCGGGTCCCTCGTCCTCGGCGGCGCCCCGGAGGCGCAGGCGCACCCCGGGCACAAGCCCGCCGCCGACGGCGCCCGCGGCCTCCGCTTCGCGCCGGTCGCGCCCAACACCGCCGACCAGGTCACCGTGCCCTCCGGTTACGGGCAGAACGTCGTCATCCGGTGGGGCGAGCCGATCCTCCGCGGCGCCCCCGCCTTCGACTCCGAGAACCAGACCGCCGCGGCGCAGGCCGGTCAGTTCGGGTACAACAACGACTTCCTCTCCCTGCTGCCGCTGCGCGGGGAGTACGGCAAGCAGGTGCTCGTCGCCAACCACGAGTACACCGACGAGATCCTCATGTTCCGCGGCTACGACGCCGAGAACCCGACCCGCGAGCAGGTCGAGATCGCCTGGGCCGCGCACGGCCTCTCCGTCGTCGTCGTGCAGGAGGAGCGCCGCACCGGCAAGCTCACCCCGGTCACCCGGCACTACCTGAACCGCCGCCTCCACACCACCAGCGAGTTCGAGCTGACCGGCCCCGCCGCCGGCTCCGCGCTCGTGAGGACCTCCGCCGACCCGGAGGGACGTACCGTCCTCGGCACGCTCAACAACTGCGCGGGCGGCACCACCCCGTGGGGCACCACGCTTCACGGCGAGGAGAACTTCAACCAGTACTTCGCCAACGGCTCGTCCGAGACGGACAAGCGGTACGGCATGGTCCCCGGCGCCTCCGAGCGCAAGTGGGAGCGGTTCGACAAGCGCTTCGACCTCGCGCAGGAGCCGAACGAGTCCCACCGCTTCGGCTGGGTCGTCGAGCTCGACCCGTACGACCCGCGGTCCACGCCCCGCAAGCGCACCGCCCTCGGCCGCTTCAAGCACGAGGCCGCGCAGCCGCGCCTGACCGCCGACGGCCGCCCGGTCGTCTACATGGGCGACGACGAGCGGTTCGACTACTTCTACAAGTTCGTCTCGTCGAAGCGGATGATGAAGGGCTCGTCCCGGCGTGCGCGCGAGCACAACCTCACGCTGCTCGACGAGGGCACGCTGTACGTCGCCAAGCTGACCGGCGACTCCCCGGCGGCCGAGATCGACGGCACCGGCAAGCTCCCGAACGACGGCGAGTTCGACGGCTCCGGCACCTGGATCCCGCTCGCCACGGCCGGCCCCGACGGCGCCGTCTCGCACGTCCCGGGCATGACCGCCGAGGAGGTCTTCGTCTTCACGCGCGTCGCCGGCGACAAGGCGGGCGCGACGAAGATGGACCGCCCCGAGGACGTCGAGCCCTCGCCCCGCAGCGGCCGGGTCTACGTCGCCCTCACCAACAACAAGGACCGCGGCAAGGCCGGCAAGGCGCCCGCCGACGAGGCCAACCCGCGCAACGCCAACAAGCACGGGCAGGTCCTGGAGCTGGCCGAGCACTGGGACGACCCGTCCTCGGACGGCTTCGCCTGGCGCCTCTTCCTCGTCGCCGGCGACCCGAACGACCCGGCCACCTACTTCGCCGGCTACCCGAAGGAGAAGGTCTCCCCGATCTCCTGCCCGGACAACGTGGCCTTCGACCCGCACGGCAACCTGTGGATCTCCACGGACGGCAACCAGCTCGGCTCGCACGACGGCCTCTTCGGCGTCGCCACCCACGGCGAGCGCCGCGGTGAGCTGAAGCAGTTCCTCACCGTGCCGAAGGGCGCCGAGACCTGCGGCCCGATCATCCAGGACCGCCGCGTCCTGGTGGCCGTGCAGCACCCCGGCGAGATCGACGGCGCCTCCGTCGAGAACCCGGCCTCCACCTGGCCCGACGGCCCCGGCAAGATCGTCCGCCCGTCCGTCGTCGCCGTCTGGCGCACCGACGGCCGCGACATCGGCGTCTGA
- a CDS encoding VWA domain-containing protein has protein sequence MGIRSLLRKVFGRDREDPATPSVPPQSREPEPTREPTPAAPEPTTATASAAAPEPAPATAAQKAAADLVAAAFDNPQIPKARTSTQPEAAEPTAVATAATAVPEAEAVPEATAEAATTVEVEVEAAQADAQAEAEEPAAEAEAAAPKTTDAEPPAAETEVTAPEKDADAAAPTAEAETETPAQAEAPEPVAEPEAEAAEPTAEAATTVKVEVEAAQADAQAEAEEPAAEAEAAAPKTTDAEPPAAETEVTAPEKDADAAEPTAEAETETPAQAEAPEPVAEPEAEAAEPTAEAATTVKVEVEAAQADAQAEAEEPAAEAEAAAPKTTDAEPPAAETEVTAPEKDADAAEPTAEVEAEPAPEAAPADATDADASAPDTEPTAEAAPEAQSTAETDTAPEATTDTDASEADTAPADAAEAVEPEADTEPTAEAAPEAQRTAETDTAPEATTDADEPQAEAAPAEAEATPADAADTTGAAPAAPEAEPTAEAEPTADAEQNEAAPAPEATADADASEPDTAPAAVPAPEAEAEAETAPADADTTETAPATADADTTEAAPATADATSDADEPQAEAEPAAEADTDTDTDPAEPQAATGVRGDGLAPHLAEPYRVAGDVLRAQGLGAARARVYLVVDRSGSMRGYFKDGSVQRLAEQAVALAAHLDEDATVTTVFFSTDVDGVVDLTPADLTPTRVEEINAGLGRLGRTNYHRAVEEVLAHHEKADKAAPALVIFQTDGPPESRTAANQALAEAAGRPIHWRFTAWGEEDGKGFDYLRKLAADRTATHFAGPAPVETPHEDFYRGILTGLTL, from the coding sequence ATGGGTATTCGGAGCTTGCTGCGCAAGGTATTCGGCCGCGACCGCGAAGATCCGGCGACCCCTTCCGTCCCGCCCCAGTCCCGCGAACCCGAGCCCACCCGGGAACCGACCCCCGCGGCCCCGGAACCCACCACGGCCACGGCCTCCGCCGCCGCCCCGGAGCCCGCCCCGGCAACGGCCGCCCAGAAGGCCGCCGCCGACCTGGTGGCAGCAGCCTTCGACAACCCCCAGATCCCCAAGGCCCGCACGTCCACCCAGCCGGAGGCGGCGGAGCCGACGGCGGTGGCGACGGCGGCGACGGCGGTGCCCGAGGCCGAGGCGGTGCCGGAGGCGACGGCGGAGGCCGCGACCACGGTTGAGGTCGAGGTCGAGGCGGCGCAGGCCGACGCTCAGGCCGAGGCGGAGGAGCCGGCGGCAGAGGCCGAGGCGGCCGCGCCGAAGACGACCGACGCCGAGCCGCCGGCGGCCGAGACCGAGGTCACCGCGCCCGAGAAGGACGCGGACGCGGCGGCGCCGACGGCCGAGGCCGAGACGGAGACCCCGGCGCAGGCCGAGGCGCCGGAGCCGGTGGCGGAGCCCGAGGCCGAGGCGGCAGAGCCGACGGCGGAGGCCGCGACCACGGTCAAGGTCGAGGTCGAGGCGGCGCAGGCCGACGCTCAGGCCGAGGCGGAGGAGCCGGCGGCAGAGGCCGAGGCGGCCGCGCCGAAGACGACCGACGCCGAGCCGCCGGCGGCCGAGACCGAGGTCACCGCGCCCGAGAAGGACGCGGACGCGGCGGAGCCGACGGCCGAGGCCGAGACGGAGACCCCGGCGCAGGCCGAGGCGCCGGAGCCGGTGGCGGAGCCCGAGGCCGAGGCGGCAGAGCCGACGGCGGAGGCCGCGACCACGGTCAAGGTCGAGGTCGAGGCGGCGCAGGCCGACGCTCAGGCCGAGGCGGAGGAGCCGGCGGCAGAGGCCGAGGCGGCCGCGCCGAAGACGACCGACGCCGAGCCGCCGGCGGCCGAGACCGAGGTCACCGCGCCCGAGAAGGACGCGGACGCGGCGGAGCCGACGGCCGAGGTCGAGGCGGAGCCGGCGCCGGAGGCGGCCCCCGCCGACGCGACCGACGCGGACGCGTCGGCGCCCGACACCGAGCCCACCGCCGAGGCGGCGCCGGAGGCGCAGTCGACGGCGGAGACCGACACGGCCCCGGAGGCGACCACCGACACGGACGCGTCGGAAGCCGACACCGCACCGGCGGACGCCGCCGAGGCGGTCGAGCCGGAGGCCGACACCGAGCCCACCGCCGAGGCGGCGCCGGAGGCGCAGCGGACGGCGGAGACCGACACGGCCCCGGAGGCGACCACCGACGCCGACGAGCCGCAAGCGGAAGCGGCCCCCGCCGAGGCCGAGGCCACCCCGGCGGACGCCGCCGACACCACCGGGGCGGCCCCGGCCGCTCCGGAGGCGGAGCCGACGGCCGAGGCGGAGCCCACGGCGGACGCCGAGCAGAACGAGGCGGCCCCGGCCCCGGAGGCGACCGCCGACGCGGACGCGTCCGAGCCCGACACCGCTCCCGCCGCCGTCCCGGCGCCGGAGGCCGAGGCCGAGGCCGAGACCGCCCCGGCGGACGCCGACACCACCGAGACGGCCCCGGCCACCGCGGACGCCGACACCACCGAGGCCGCCCCGGCCACCGCGGACGCCACCAGCGACGCCGACGAGCCGCAGGCCGAGGCGGAGCCGGCGGCCGAGGCCGACACGGACACGGACACGGACCCCGCCGAGCCGCAGGCCGCCACCGGCGTCCGCGGCGACGGTCTCGCGCCGCACCTCGCGGAGCCGTACCGCGTCGCCGGTGACGTGCTGCGGGCCCAGGGGCTCGGGGCCGCTCGCGCTCGGGTGTACCTGGTCGTCGACCGGTCCGGGTCGATGCGCGGGTACTTCAAGGACGGGTCCGTGCAGCGGCTCGCCGAGCAGGCCGTGGCGCTGGCCGCGCACCTGGACGAGGACGCGACGGTCACGACCGTCTTCTTCTCGACCGACGTCGACGGCGTCGTCGACCTGACCCCCGCCGACCTCACCCCCACCCGCGTCGAGGAGATCAACGCCGGTCTCGGCCGCCTCGGCCGGACGAACTACCACCGCGCCGTCGAGGAGGTCCTGGCCCACCACGAGAAGGCGGACAAGGCCGCCCCGGCGCTGGTGATCTTCCAGACCGACGGCCCGCCCGAGTCCCGTACCGCCGCGAACCAGGCCCTCGCCGAGGCCGCCGGCCGCCCGATCCACTGGCGCTTCACCGCCTGGGGCGAGGAGGACGGCAAGGGCTTCGACTATCTGCGGAAGCTCGCCGCCGACCGTACGGCGACCCATTTCGCGGGCCCGGCCCCGGTCGAGACCCCGCACGAGGACTTCTACCGGGGGATCCTCACCGGTCTCACACTCTGA
- the metG gene encoding methionine--tRNA ligase has protein sequence MAATGSEKQGAKAFYVTTPIYYVNDAPHLGHAYTTVAGDVLTRWHRQRGEKVWFLTGTDEHGQKIMRTAEANDVTPQAWCDKLVEEAWKPLWEHLNIANDDFIRTTQKRHTDRVQEFVQDLYDKDEIYKGGYEGPYCVGCEEFKLPGDLIEAEDGTKLCSVHKKPVEILKEENYFFKLSEYGPKLLEFYEANPGFIQPESARNEVVNFVKQGLEDLSISRSTFDWGIPVPWDSEHVIYVWIDALLNYATAVGYNENPEKFDETFPANVHLIGKDILRFHAVIWPAMLMAQGLPVPGKVAANGWLMVGGEKMSKSNLTGIKPQDLTSHFGVDAYRWYFLRAIAFGQDGSFSWEDFSARYTSELANDYGNLASRVAAMVGKYFGGELPASAADGDAEKAVQEGLAKAVATADAKIGEELDFQGGILAVFDFVKQVNGYITEQEPWKVAKDESPEGKARLATILYTAAESLRAAAVLLNPIMPESSQKLWDSLGAEPALGALADQPVQDAARWGRLPAGATVTKGAVLFPRLEDPKKD, from the coding sequence ATGGCGGCCACTGGATCCGAGAAGCAGGGGGCGAAGGCGTTCTACGTCACGACCCCCATCTACTACGTCAACGACGCTCCTCACCTGGGCCACGCCTACACGACCGTCGCAGGCGACGTGCTCACGCGCTGGCACCGTCAGCGCGGCGAGAAGGTGTGGTTCCTCACCGGCACGGACGAGCACGGTCAGAAGATCATGCGCACGGCCGAGGCGAACGACGTCACGCCCCAGGCATGGTGCGACAAGCTCGTCGAGGAGGCGTGGAAGCCCCTCTGGGAGCACCTGAACATCGCGAACGACGACTTCATCCGCACCACGCAGAAGCGTCACACGGACCGCGTCCAGGAGTTCGTGCAGGACCTGTACGACAAGGACGAGATCTACAAGGGCGGCTACGAGGGCCCGTACTGCGTCGGCTGTGAGGAGTTCAAGCTCCCGGGCGATCTCATCGAGGCCGAGGACGGCACCAAGCTGTGCTCCGTCCACAAGAAGCCGGTGGAGATCCTCAAGGAGGAGAACTACTTCTTCAAGCTGAGCGAGTACGGCCCGAAGCTCCTGGAGTTCTACGAGGCGAACCCGGGCTTCATCCAGCCGGAGTCGGCCCGCAACGAGGTCGTGAACTTCGTCAAGCAGGGCCTGGAGGACCTCTCCATCTCGCGCTCGACCTTCGACTGGGGCATCCCGGTCCCGTGGGACAGCGAGCACGTGATCTACGTGTGGATCGACGCGCTGCTGAACTACGCCACGGCGGTCGGCTACAACGAGAACCCGGAGAAGTTCGACGAGACCTTCCCGGCGAACGTCCACCTCATCGGCAAGGACATCCTCCGCTTTCACGCGGTGATCTGGCCGGCCATGCTGATGGCGCAGGGCCTCCCGGTGCCCGGCAAGGTCGCCGCGAACGGCTGGCTGATGGTCGGCGGCGAGAAGATGTCGAAGTCGAACCTGACCGGCATCAAGCCGCAGGACCTGACCTCGCACTTCGGCGTGGACGCGTACCGCTGGTACTTCCTCCGCGCGATCGCGTTCGGCCAGGACGGCTCCTTCTCGTGGGAGGACTTCTCCGCCCGCTACACCTCGGAGCTGGCCAACGACTACGGCAACCTCGCCTCCCGCGTGGCGGCGATGGTCGGCAAGTACTTCGGCGGCGAGCTGCCGGCCTCGGCAGCCGACGGCGACGCCGAGAAGGCGGTCCAGGAGGGCCTGGCGAAGGCGGTCGCGACCGCCGACGCCAAGATCGGCGAGGAGCTGGACTTCCAGGGCGGCATCCTGGCGGTCTTCGACTTCGTGAAGCAGGTCAACGGCTACATCACGGAGCAGGAGCCGTGGAAGGTCGCCAAGGACGAGTCGCCGGAGGGCAAGGCCCGCCTGGCGACGATCCTCTACACGGCCGCCGAGTCGCTCCGCGCCGCCGCCGTCCTGCTCAACCCGATCATGCCGGAGTCGTCCCAGAAGCTGTGGGACTCCCTCGGCGCCGAGCCCGCGCTCGGCGCGCTGGCCGACCAGCCGGTGCAGGACGCGGCCCGCTGGGGCCGGCTGCCGGCCGGCGCGACGGTGACGAAGGGCGCGGTCCTCTTCCCGCGCCTGGAGGACCCGAAGAAGGACTGA
- a CDS encoding DoxX family protein: protein MSTTAAVVTALAAFMAGFSGASVLLRAKFVVEPLAAYGVPRSVWNLLGVLKLAGAAGLVVGFFVPVIGTVAAIGLVLYFAGAAATVVRARAYGHVPFPLVYMAPAVAALALA, encoded by the coding sequence ATGTCCACCACCGCCGCCGTCGTCACCGCCCTCGCCGCGTTCATGGCCGGGTTCTCGGGAGCGTCGGTGCTCCTGCGGGCGAAGTTCGTCGTCGAGCCGCTCGCCGCGTACGGGGTGCCGCGGTCGGTGTGGAACCTGCTCGGGGTGCTCAAGCTGGCCGGCGCGGCGGGGCTCGTCGTGGGGTTCTTCGTGCCGGTGATCGGGACGGTCGCCGCGATCGGGCTGGTCCTGTACTTCGCCGGGGCGGCGGCCACCGTCGTGCGGGCGCGGGCCTACGGGCACGTGCCGTTCCCGCTGGTCTACATGGCCCCCGCCGTGGCCGCGCTGGCCCTCGCGTAA